From a single Sphingobium lignivorans genomic region:
- a CDS encoding rod shape-determining protein MreD: protein MPRYDHRIGRDRTLLHIRGTPVVSVMIGSMIVAVAPVIAQTPLLPPFGLMIFLAWRLLRPDIWPLWIGLPLGLFDDLMSGQPLGSAIFLWTIILLALDFESQRHTWRDYWHGWFVASVAMAFALAGGWLAVHLAGHGGPIIQILPQIAYSIGLFPIIVRLCAALDRWRLP, encoded by the coding sequence GTGCCGCGCTACGATCACCGCATCGGCCGGGACCGGACGCTCCTCCACATCCGGGGAACCCCGGTCGTCTCGGTGATGATCGGCTCGATGATCGTCGCGGTCGCCCCGGTGATCGCGCAGACGCCGCTCCTGCCGCCCTTCGGCCTCATGATCTTCCTCGCCTGGCGCCTGCTGCGGCCCGATATCTGGCCCTTGTGGATCGGCTTGCCGCTCGGCCTGTTCGACGATCTCATGAGCGGGCAACCGCTCGGCAGCGCGATCTTCCTGTGGACAATCATTCTCCTTGCGCTCGATTTCGAGAGCCAGCGCCACACCTGGCGGGACTATTGGCATGGCTGGTTCGTCGCGTCCGTCGCGATGGCCTTCGCGCTGGCCGGGGGCTGGCTGGCAGTGCATCTTGCCGGCCATGGCGGGCCGATCATTCAAATCCTGCCGCAGATTGCCTATAGTATCGGTCTGTTCCCGATCATCGTGCGCCTTTGCGCTGCACTCGACAGATGGCGATTGCCGTGA
- the mreC gene encoding rod shape-determining protein MreC: MPPPGKRRPGYDRKAQYGLFASYVIALAGAALGLLLLMISIADPTGFAALRSVAAEITRPVSSGLRTVVVGIGNLDEAVAAYINAGSQNAALLRQVEANRTRLIEAEAIRQENARLKRLLRLTESETGVVSAGHLISSTSSSAARLARLDIGRARGVQPGMPVRAPEGLVGRVLRAGPNSSDVLLLIDEGNVVPVRRTTDNIPGISSGRGDGTVEIRALNTERNPFKPGDILVTSGIGGIYRPNIPVAVVARLEGDRAVAFPLANPSRVELVLVQTPYRPAEAAREAAAREVEASNAGAE; the protein is encoded by the coding sequence GTGCCGCCACCAGGAAAGAGGCGCCCCGGTTATGACCGGAAGGCGCAATATGGCCTGTTCGCCAGCTATGTGATCGCTCTTGCCGGCGCGGCCCTTGGCCTGCTGCTGCTCATGATCTCGATTGCCGACCCGACCGGGTTCGCGGCGCTGCGATCCGTTGCGGCCGAGATCACGCGCCCCGTGTCCAGCGGCTTGCGGACCGTGGTGGTGGGAATCGGCAATCTGGACGAGGCGGTCGCGGCCTATATCAATGCCGGCTCGCAGAATGCGGCGCTGCTCAGGCAGGTGGAAGCCAATCGCACCCGGCTGATCGAGGCGGAGGCCATCCGGCAGGAGAATGCACGCCTCAAGCGCCTGCTGCGGTTGACCGAGAGCGAGACCGGCGTGGTTTCCGCCGGGCATCTCATATCCTCCACGAGCAGCAGCGCCGCGCGCCTCGCCCGTCTGGACATCGGCCGCGCGCGTGGTGTGCAGCCGGGCATGCCCGTCCGCGCGCCGGAGGGGCTGGTCGGCCGCGTGCTGCGGGCCGGTCCCAACAGCTCGGACGTGCTGCTGCTGATCGACGAGGGCAATGTCGTGCCGGTGCGTCGGACGACGGACAATATTCCCGGCATCAGTTCGGGCCGTGGCGACGGCACGGTGGAGATCCGCGCTCTCAACACGGAGCGCAATCCTTTCAAGCCCGGGGATATCCTCGTGACGTCCGGCATCGGCGGCATCTATCGGCCCAACATCCCCGTCGCGGTCGTGGCGCGGCTGGAGGGGGACCGTGCCGTCGCCTTCCCGCTCGCCAATCCCTCGCGCGTGGAGCTGGTGCTGGTGCAGACGCCCTATCGGCCCGCCGAGGCCGCCCGCGAGGCAGCGGCACGCGAAGTCGAAGCCAGCAATGCGGGCGCAGAATAG